In a single window of the Rhodoferax saidenbachensis genome:
- the hemE gene encoding uroporphyrinogen decarboxylase → MTNPNLDATFSGLHNPTFLRACLRQATDHTPIWLMRQAGRYLPEYVATRAKAGSFMGLATNTDYATEVTLQPLERYPLDAAILFSDILTIPDAMGLGLSFAQGEGPRFASPVRDEAAVAQLAVPDMDKLRYVFDAVSSIRKALTQDGKGRVPLIGFSGSPWTLACYMVEGAGSDDYRLVKSMLYSRPDLMHTMLAINADSVAAYLNAQIDAGAQAVMVFDSWGGVLADGAFQTFSMAYTARVLAQLKRTGPNGETIPRLVFTKGGGLWLQEMAALDCDVLGLDWTVNLGKARALVGGQENGPGKALQGNIDPNVLFAPPAAIATEVARVLDSFGAPYQGTGTGPTHIFNLGHGISQYTPPEHVAALVEAVHRHSRQMRT, encoded by the coding sequence ATGACGAACCCCAATCTCGACGCGACTTTTTCCGGCCTGCACAACCCCACTTTCCTGCGCGCCTGCCTGCGCCAGGCCACCGACCACACCCCCATCTGGCTGATGCGCCAGGCCGGCCGCTACCTGCCCGAGTACGTGGCCACGCGCGCCAAGGCCGGCAGCTTCATGGGCCTGGCCACCAACACCGACTACGCCACCGAAGTCACGCTGCAACCGCTGGAGCGCTACCCGCTGGACGCCGCCATCCTGTTTTCCGACATCCTGACCATTCCCGACGCCATGGGCCTGGGCCTGTCGTTTGCCCAGGGCGAAGGCCCGCGTTTCGCCAGCCCCGTGCGTGACGAAGCGGCGGTTGCCCAACTGGCCGTGCCCGACATGGACAAGCTGCGCTACGTGTTTGACGCCGTCTCCAGCATCCGCAAGGCGCTGACGCAAGACGGCAAAGGGCGCGTGCCGCTGATCGGTTTCTCCGGCAGCCCGTGGACACTGGCCTGCTACATGGTCGAAGGCGCGGGATCGGACGACTACCGCCTGGTCAAGAGCATGCTCTACAGCCGCCCGGACCTGATGCACACCATGCTGGCCATCAACGCCGACTCCGTAGCCGCTTACCTGAACGCCCAGATCGACGCGGGCGCCCAGGCCGTGATGGTTTTTGACAGCTGGGGCGGCGTGCTGGCCGATGGCGCGTTCCAGACCTTCAGCATGGCCTATACGGCACGGGTACTGGCGCAACTCAAGCGCACCGGCCCCAACGGCGAGACCATTCCACGCCTGGTGTTCACCAAAGGCGGCGGCCTGTGGCTGCAGGAGATGGCGGCGCTGGACTGCGATGTGCTGGGCCTGGACTGGACGGTCAATTTGGGCAAAGCCCGCGCGCTGGTCGGCGGACAGGAGAATGGCCCCGGCAAAGCGCTGCAAGGCAATATCGACCCCAATGTGCTGTTTGCGCCCCCCGCCGCCATCGCCACCGAAGTGGCCCGGGTGCTCGACAGTTTTGGCGCGCCTTACCAAGGTACGGGCACCGGCCCGACGCACATTTTCAACCTCGGCCACGGCATAAGTCAGTACACGCCTCCCGAGCATGTGGCGGCTTTGGTAGAGGCCGTGCACCGCCATTCGCGCCAAATGAGAACTTGA
- a CDS encoding PilZ domain-containing protein, whose protein sequence is MLFKAWPSARKARPVDSSALVVATGHRRFFRSLIETPARLNLAGQMREVRLLDISLQGALVEAPPGLQSLVGTRGRLRLSLLPTEVISMDVAVARTQGHCLGLRCVNIDLDSITHLRQLVARNSEDPQWVGLDLARLIGHA, encoded by the coding sequence ATGTTGTTCAAGGCTTGGCCCAGTGCGCGAAAAGCGCGTCCGGTTGACTCCAGCGCGCTGGTCGTCGCGACGGGGCATCGGCGTTTTTTTCGTTCGCTCATTGAGACACCCGCACGCCTGAACCTGGCGGGGCAGATGCGCGAGGTGCGCCTGCTCGATATCTCGCTGCAAGGCGCGTTGGTCGAGGCGCCCCCGGGCTTGCAAAGTCTGGTGGGCACGCGCGGGCGCCTGCGCTTGAGCCTGTTGCCCACAGAGGTCATCTCCATGGACGTGGCCGTGGCCCGCACCCAAGGGCATTGCCTGGGCTTGCGCTGTGTGAACATCGATCTCGACAGCATCACCCACCTGCGCCAATTGGTCGCGCGCAATTCCGAAGATCCCCAGTGGGTGGGCCTGGACCTGGCGCGGCTCATCGGCCACGCCTGA
- a CDS encoding CoA-binding protein yields MTEQQTIEHILKNYRSVAVVGLSPKTHRDSFGVARYMQAQGWRIIPINPNASEILGEKAYPTLTDAAREHRIELVDVFRNSFDVPPVVDEAIAVGAQAIWLQLGIHHDAATAKARAAGLLVVENRCLMVDHRRTAVA; encoded by the coding sequence ATGACTGAACAGCAAACCATCGAACATATTCTCAAGAACTACCGCAGCGTGGCGGTGGTGGGCTTGTCACCCAAAACCCACCGAGACAGTTTTGGTGTCGCGCGCTACATGCAGGCCCAGGGCTGGCGCATCATCCCGATCAACCCGAATGCCAGCGAGATCCTGGGCGAGAAGGCCTACCCCACGCTGACCGATGCGGCCCGCGAACACCGTATCGAACTGGTCGATGTGTTCCGCAACAGCTTTGACGTGCCGCCCGTGGTGGACGAAGCCATTGCCGTCGGTGCGCAAGCTATCTGGCTGCAGCTGGGCATCCACCACGACGCAGCGACGGCCAAGGCGCGTGCGGCGGGGCTGCTGGTGGTGGAAAACCGCTGCTTGATGGTGGATCACCGCCGCACAGCGGTGGCGTAG
- a CDS encoding protein-disulfide reductase DsbD family protein: MISLSPLISRHAAGRRLGRQITLILIAACAITARAAAPFDLQNTAPSGSHAAVVQTEQVRAELVAHAPQGVQPGQPVWVGLQFQHQPHWHTYWKNAGDSGLPTQVQWTLPAGVTAGDIAWPTPTRIAIGSLANLGFENTVLLPVPLTIAKDFQPPLTGDLEIRLAASWLVCKETCIPQEGNFVLRLPVQGSTALHGAAFDAAHAAQPQAFAGQTQAQVNAQVVTVTVRGLPAAWRGKALNLYPETPELLETAATPGASDTLGAASGQQWKDGVWSASMPLSAQRSSSPNVLPVVLTLGTQSLRAEVPVTGDWPALAVRAGVSPALQAALDNNRAQPKAVDAGLTAWAIGLAAALLGGLILNLMPCVFPVLAIKVLGFAQQGTRSSGEQRAQGLAYTAGVVLSFVALGGLMLALRASGEQLGWGFQLQSPAVVAGLALLFTLLALNLAGWLNIDKLVGNLLPSSLASLQLRHPLADAFLSGVLAVAIASPCTAPFMGASLGYAISLPAAQALGIFAALGLGLALPYLLASWLPAVGRWLPRPGVWMEQLRRFMAFPMAATVVWLLWVLGHLSGVDGAASLLALLLALSMLLWSLQLVGRSRWVFASISIAACALLAGAIGPNVLKLEEAPAASTTAAEGWQAWAPARVQTALAAGKPVFVDFTAAWCITCQYNKKTTLANADVLADFAQRQVTLLRADWTRRDPAITEALGALGRSGVPVYVLYTPGKPPVVFSEILGAGELRAALNTL; the protein is encoded by the coding sequence ATGATTTCGCTTTCCCCATTGATCTCCCGGCATGCAGCGGGTCGCCGCCTCGGGCGCCAAATTACTCTCATTTTGATAGCTGCCTGCGCAATCACCGCAAGGGCTGCAGCCCCATTTGACCTGCAAAATACCGCCCCATCCGGCAGCCACGCCGCGGTGGTGCAGACCGAGCAGGTGCGCGCCGAGCTGGTCGCCCACGCCCCGCAAGGCGTGCAGCCCGGCCAGCCGGTGTGGGTGGGCCTGCAGTTCCAGCACCAGCCGCACTGGCACACCTACTGGAAAAACGCCGGCGACTCCGGCCTGCCCACCCAGGTGCAGTGGACCCTGCCCGCAGGGGTGACCGCAGGAGACATTGCCTGGCCCACGCCAACCCGCATCGCCATTGGCAGCCTGGCCAATCTGGGCTTTGAAAACACCGTGCTGTTGCCCGTGCCGCTGACCATAGCCAAAGACTTCCAGCCCCCGCTGACCGGTGATCTGGAAATCCGCCTTGCGGCGAGCTGGCTGGTGTGCAAGGAAACCTGCATCCCCCAGGAAGGCAACTTTGTGCTGCGCCTGCCGGTGCAGGGCTCCACTGCCCTGCACGGCGCCGCGTTTGACGCCGCCCATGCCGCCCAGCCCCAGGCCTTTGCGGGCCAGACACAAGCGCAGGTGAATGCACAGGTCGTCACAGTCACCGTGCGCGGCCTGCCTGCCGCCTGGCGGGGCAAGGCCCTGAACCTGTACCCCGAAACACCGGAGCTGCTGGAAACCGCGGCAACCCCGGGCGCCAGCGACACCCTGGGTGCCGCATCCGGTCAACAGTGGAAAGACGGCGTCTGGTCCGCCAGCATGCCCCTCTCGGCCCAGCGCAGCAGCAGCCCCAACGTGTTGCCCGTGGTGCTGACTCTCGGCACACAAAGCCTGCGCGCTGAAGTGCCGGTCACGGGGGACTGGCCCGCGCTGGCCGTGCGCGCCGGCGTGTCGCCTGCGCTGCAGGCCGCGCTGGACAATAACCGCGCTCAGCCCAAGGCGGTAGATGCGGGGCTGACGGCCTGGGCCATCGGTCTGGCCGCCGCGCTGCTGGGTGGCTTGATCCTGAACCTCATGCCCTGCGTGTTTCCGGTGCTGGCTATCAAGGTGCTGGGTTTTGCGCAGCAGGGTACGCGCAGCTCGGGCGAACAACGCGCACAAGGCCTGGCCTACACCGCCGGGGTGGTGCTGTCGTTTGTGGCGCTGGGTGGACTGATGCTGGCGCTGCGCGCCAGCGGGGAACAACTGGGCTGGGGCTTTCAGTTGCAGTCGCCCGCCGTGGTAGCGGGGCTGGCTTTGCTCTTCACGCTGCTGGCACTGAATCTGGCTGGCTGGCTCAACATCGACAAGCTCGTGGGTAACCTGCTGCCCAGCAGCCTGGCCAGCCTGCAACTGCGCCACCCGCTGGCCGACGCGTTTTTATCGGGTGTGCTGGCGGTGGCCATTGCATCGCCCTGCACCGCACCATTCATGGGCGCCTCACTGGGCTATGCGATCAGCCTGCCCGCCGCGCAGGCGCTGGGCATTTTTGCTGCACTGGGTCTGGGCTTAGCTCTTCCCTATCTATTGGCGAGCTGGCTGCCCGCCGTGGGCCGCTGGCTGCCGCGCCCCGGCGTGTGGATGGAGCAACTGCGCCGCTTCATGGCTTTCCCCATGGCGGCCACCGTGGTCTGGCTGCTCTGGGTGCTGGGGCACCTGAGTGGTGTAGACGGCGCGGCCAGCCTGCTGGCGCTGCTGCTGGCGCTGTCCATGCTGCTCTGGTCGCTGCAATTGGTGGGCCGCAGTCGCTGGGTATTTGCTAGCATTTCAATAGCTGCTTGCGCACTATTGGCGGGGGCTATAGGCCCTAATGTCTTGAAACTGGAAGAAGCACCCGCCGCAAGCACCACGGCCGCTGAAGGCTGGCAGGCCTGGGCACCGGCGCGCGTGCAGACCGCGCTGGCCGCGGGCAAACCGGTGTTTGTGGACTTCACCGCTGCCTGGTGCATCACCTGCCAGTACAACAAGAAAACCACGCTGGCGAATGCCGATGTACTGGCCGACTTTGCCCAGCGCCAGGTCACGCTCTTGCGCGCTGACTGGACGCGGCGCGACCCGGCCATCACCGAAGCACTGGGCGCACTGGGCCGCAGCGGCGTGCCGGTGTATGTGCTCTACACACCGGGCAAGCCGCCAGTCGTATTCTCTGAAATTCTGGGTGCGGGCGAACTGCGCGCTGCGTTGAATACGTTATGA
- a CDS encoding outer membrane protein, whose amino-acid sequence MKKIAIAAACLALAAPQVFAQARSFEGFSLSANLESTKSTVDALSVSDSGNSTGLGLQAQYTFAITDQFVLGVGATLGTVKRNTASASGLGADAYTKDNTSFDLTPGIAVTDSTVIFGKISALGGTLQVDSAPSASYSLTGLGYGVGIKSMIDKNLFWQLVYDSNKYNDVTTTGGTTLSNKSTIFSLGVGYKF is encoded by the coding sequence ATGAAAAAAATAGCCATCGCCGCCGCCTGCCTCGCCTTGGCAGCGCCCCAGGTGTTCGCACAGGCCAGGAGCTTTGAAGGCTTCAGTCTTTCGGCCAATCTCGAATCCACCAAATCCACTGTCGACGCCCTTTCTGTATCGGACAGTGGCAACAGCACAGGATTGGGCCTGCAAGCGCAGTACACCTTCGCCATCACCGATCAGTTCGTGCTGGGCGTGGGTGCCACGCTGGGAACGGTCAAGCGCAACACTGCATCGGCCAGCGGTCTGGGCGCCGACGCCTATACCAAAGACAACACCTCGTTTGACTTGACGCCGGGCATCGCCGTGACGGACTCCACGGTCATCTTTGGCAAGATTTCTGCGCTGGGCGGCACCCTGCAGGTTGACAGTGCACCCTCTGCGTCCTACAGCCTCACGGGCTTGGGTTATGGCGTCGGCATCAAGTCCATGATCGACAAAAACCTGTTCTGGCAACTGGTGTACGACTCGAACAAGTACAACGATGTCACGACGACCGGCGGCACCACACTCAGCAACAAGTCCACCATCTTCTCACTGGGGGTGGGTTACAAGTTCTAA
- a CDS encoding DUF167 domain-containing protein has protein sequence MPAPRPRSITGDSFFAWDGEVLVVNILGKPAAAKDAIGKPKGTQLKVSVTAAPKDGKATDHMVRFLAPLFGVAIADIEVVFGRESVHKQLRIRAPKKLPAAFAAKPLGDT, from the coding sequence ATGCCTGCTCCACGCCCTCGCTCCATCACTGGTGATTCGTTTTTCGCCTGGGACGGCGAGGTGCTGGTCGTCAACATCCTGGGCAAACCGGCAGCCGCCAAGGACGCGATTGGCAAACCCAAGGGCACCCAGCTCAAGGTCAGCGTGACCGCGGCCCCCAAGGATGGCAAGGCGACCGATCACATGGTTCGTTTTCTGGCCCCTTTGTTTGGCGTGGCAATTGCCGATATAGAGGTAGTGTTTGGCCGGGAGAGCGTCCACAAGCAGTTGCGCATCCGGGCGCCAAAAAAGCTGCCCGCTGCCTTTGCAGCCAAGCCCCTTGGGGATACATAG
- a CDS encoding B12-binding domain-containing radical SAM protein, translating to MASPHARIALATLNAKYIHASLGLRYLLANMARHGGADLRACTTLHEFTIQRPAQQVVDALLAALDDGGAARVQIVGFGVYIWNVLQTTEVVRLLKAQRPGVKVVLGGPEVSHELEGQAIVALADHVITGWGDVSFPALCRALVHGPQPLMKIIAGVQPPLEQLALPYAEYSDADLAHRVLYVEASRGCPFKCEFCLSALEKTAWAFELDAFVAELDTLYRRGARTFKFVDRTFNLKIDASVRLLAFFLERLAAAPQEPLFVHFEVVPDHLPDRLKESIAQFPPGVLQFEVGIQSFNPVVQQAISRRQDNDKTEANLRWLRTHSQAHLHTDLIFGLPGENWQSFAQGFDRLHALGPHEIQLGILKRLRGTPLAQKSRPGAPALNAMVYAPEPPYTVLQTDAVSAEELQAFTRLARYWDLVANSGRFARTLDLLLQGPSAFDAFAQWSAWLWAISHQTSGLSPEQLVDWLFAYLTEVRTLPVHTVRAALLADYEGSGARANPRVLQGFLRRPPAPAPTQSAASGARQQRHLAVAE from the coding sequence ATGGCATCCCCCCACGCTCGTATTGCCCTGGCCACCCTCAACGCCAAGTACATCCACGCCTCGCTGGGCCTGCGGTATCTGCTGGCCAATATGGCGCGCCACGGCGGTGCGGACTTGCGCGCCTGCACCACGCTGCACGAATTCACCATCCAGCGCCCTGCGCAGCAGGTGGTTGATGCCTTGCTGGCCGCGCTGGATGACGGCGGCGCGGCGCGGGTGCAAATCGTCGGTTTTGGGGTCTACATCTGGAATGTGCTGCAGACCACCGAGGTGGTGCGCCTGCTCAAGGCCCAGCGCCCCGGCGTGAAAGTGGTGCTGGGTGGACCCGAGGTGAGCCATGAGCTGGAAGGCCAGGCCATCGTAGCGCTGGCCGACCATGTGATTACCGGCTGGGGCGATGTGAGTTTCCCTGCGCTGTGCCGCGCGCTGGTGCATGGGCCGCAGCCGCTCATGAAAATCATCGCTGGCGTGCAACCGCCGCTGGAGCAACTGGCGCTGCCGTATGCCGAATACAGTGATGCCGACTTGGCGCACCGCGTGTTGTATGTCGAGGCCTCACGCGGCTGCCCGTTCAAATGCGAGTTCTGCCTGAGCGCGCTGGAGAAGACGGCGTGGGCGTTTGAGCTGGACGCGTTTGTGGCTGAGCTGGACACGCTGTACCGGCGTGGTGCGCGCACCTTCAAATTTGTCGACCGCACCTTCAACCTCAAGATCGATGCTTCGGTGCGCCTGTTGGCGTTTTTTCTGGAGCGCCTGGCCGCTGCACCGCAGGAGCCCTTGTTTGTGCACTTCGAGGTGGTGCCTGACCATCTGCCGGACCGGCTGAAAGAAAGCATTGCGCAGTTTCCGCCCGGCGTACTGCAGTTTGAAGTCGGCATCCAGAGCTTCAACCCCGTAGTGCAGCAAGCCATCTCTCGCCGCCAGGACAATGACAAGACTGAGGCCAATCTGCGCTGGCTGCGCACGCACAGCCAGGCCCATTTGCACACCGATCTGATCTTTGGCCTGCCCGGTGAAAACTGGCAGAGTTTTGCGCAGGGGTTTGACCGCCTGCATGCGCTGGGGCCGCACGAAATCCAGCTCGGCATCCTCAAGCGACTGCGCGGTACACCGCTGGCGCAGAAAAGCCGCCCGGGTGCGCCCGCCCTGAACGCCATGGTCTACGCACCCGAGCCGCCCTACACCGTGTTGCAGACCGACGCGGTCAGTGCGGAAGAACTGCAGGCCTTCACCCGGCTGGCGCGTTACTGGGACCTGGTGGCCAACTCCGGGCGTTTTGCGCGCACGCTGGATCTGCTGTTGCAGGGGCCGTCGGCCTTTGATGCGTTTGCCCAATGGTCTGCCTGGCTCTGGGCCATCAGCCATCAAACCAGTGGCCTGTCGCCTGAACAGTTGGTGGACTGGTTGTTTGCTTACCTCACGGAGGTGCGGACGCTGCCAGTGCACACGGTGCGTGCAGCGTTGCTGGCGGATTACGAGGGCAGCGGTGCGCGTGCCAACCCGCGTGTGCTGCAGGGCTTCCTGCGTCGTCCGCCTGCGCCTGCCCCCACGCAGTCCGCTGCGTCAGGCGCACGCCAGCAGCGCCATCTGGCGGTGGCCGAGTAA
- a CDS encoding sensor histidine kinase → MTSTPTPEAPQSAGLSLRQTLFLGAGLGILLPALALGYFQITSRYENEVNLRVRAPMQQYADVLSRGVAVAIWNVDHGVANELVDAVMRNPDVVRVTVTDEYKEIFVRKQSEQEPEGEVLREERDINYNGARVGRLSVELTAQRIQREFLNDLIKLAAALAAQVGISFLFIWWLFDRRMMRPLHSLQEGVQRLARGELAQPLVWQREDEIGGLARGMDTMRTDLAALIAERDEKNAALQTELAERRRTEEALGFSQAKFAAIFDASPIAMTVSHMTGEFPILDVNSAWVRVFGRDRSVAIGSNGETNGMWKNRDARDAVMQTLLQQGEISRYLAWMVRGDGQGEMLCEISGRVIALGQESLLILAYDDITAKHQYEADILRLNATLEQRVDERTRELTGALDRLTAAQSELVRAEKMSALGSLVAGIAHELNTPIGNSLTVASTLQDHANSFTNEMAKGLTRSRLEEFVGNIRQGSGILMRGLHQAAELVSSFKQVAVDQTSVNRRRFQLAETINEILLTLGPTMRKTSHTVSSQVASDITMESFPGPLGQVITNLINNALLHAFEGRQQGHITISAVAVDADWIKFTVQDDGVGIPPAHLARVFDPFFTTKLGQGGSGLGLNIVYNLVTKTLGGNIRVDSAPGQGACFTLTLPVVAPVVAPEH, encoded by the coding sequence ATGACGAGTACCCCCACCCCCGAAGCGCCCCAATCCGCTGGCCTGTCATTGCGCCAGACCCTCTTTCTGGGCGCGGGCCTGGGCATCCTGCTTCCCGCACTGGCGCTGGGGTACTTCCAGATCACCAGCCGGTATGAAAACGAGGTCAACCTGCGCGTGCGGGCCCCCATGCAGCAGTACGCCGATGTGCTCTCGCGTGGCGTCGCTGTGGCGATCTGGAATGTGGACCATGGCGTGGCCAACGAACTGGTCGACGCGGTCATGCGCAACCCCGATGTGGTGCGGGTGACGGTGACAGATGAATACAAGGAAATTTTTGTCCGCAAACAAAGTGAACAGGAACCCGAAGGCGAAGTGCTGCGCGAGGAGCGCGACATTAACTACAACGGTGCCCGGGTTGGGCGCCTCAGTGTGGAGCTGACCGCCCAGCGTATCCAGCGTGAATTCCTCAACGACCTGATCAAACTGGCCGCGGCCCTGGCGGCACAGGTGGGTATCTCCTTTCTGTTCATCTGGTGGCTGTTTGACCGGCGCATGATGCGCCCCCTGCACTCGCTGCAAGAAGGTGTGCAGCGCCTGGCCCGTGGTGAGCTGGCGCAGCCCCTGGTCTGGCAGCGCGAAGACGAAATTGGTGGCTTGGCCCGTGGCATGGACACCATGCGCACCGACCTGGCCGCCCTGATTGCCGAGCGCGACGAAAAAAACGCCGCACTGCAGACCGAGCTGGCAGAGCGCCGCCGTACCGAAGAGGCACTGGGCTTCAGCCAGGCCAAGTTTGCGGCGATTTTTGATGCCTCGCCGATTGCCATGACGGTCTCGCACATGACCGGTGAGTTCCCTATTTTGGACGTGAACAGCGCCTGGGTGCGGGTTTTCGGGCGTGATCGCTCCGTGGCGATAGGCTCCAATGGCGAAACCAATGGCATGTGGAAAAACCGCGACGCACGTGACGCGGTGATGCAGACGCTGCTGCAACAGGGCGAGATTTCCCGCTATCTGGCCTGGATGGTGCGGGGCGACGGCCAGGGAGAGATGTTGTGCGAAATCTCGGGCCGTGTGATCGCGCTGGGCCAGGAGTCCCTGCTGATCCTGGCCTACGACGACATCACCGCCAAACACCAGTACGAGGCCGATATCCTGCGCCTCAACGCCACGCTGGAGCAACGTGTGGACGAACGCACCCGGGAACTCACCGGTGCGCTGGACCGTCTGACGGCAGCCCAGTCCGAACTGGTGCGTGCCGAAAAAATGTCGGCGCTGGGATCACTGGTGGCTGGCATTGCGCATGAGCTCAACACCCCCATTGGCAACAGCCTGACCGTGGCCAGCACCCTGCAGGACCATGCCAACAGTTTCACCAACGAGATGGCCAAGGGCCTCACGCGCAGTCGTCTCGAAGAGTTTGTCGGGAACATACGCCAGGGATCTGGCATCCTGATGCGCGGCCTGCACCAGGCGGCCGAGCTGGTGTCCAGCTTCAAGCAGGTCGCCGTGGACCAAACCAGTGTGAACCGGCGCCGCTTCCAACTGGCCGAAACCATCAACGAGATATTGTTGACCCTGGGACCGACCATGCGCAAGACTTCCCACACGGTGAGTAGCCAGGTGGCCTCGGATATCACCATGGAAAGTTTCCCAGGCCCGCTGGGGCAGGTCATTACCAACCTGATCAACAACGCGTTGTTGCACGCCTTCGAAGGGCGGCAGCAGGGCCACATCACGATTTCTGCGGTGGCGGTGGATGCGGACTGGATCAAGTTCACCGTGCAGGACGATGGTGTGGGCATTCCCCCGGCCCATCTGGCCCGGGTGTTCGACCCCTTCTTCACCACCAAGCTGGGCCAGGGCGGCAGCGGCTTGGGGCTGAATATCGTCTACAACCTGGTCACCAAAACCCTGGGTGGCAACATCCGTGTGGACAGCGCCCCAGGCCAGGGCGCTTGTTTCACCTTGACCTTGCCGGTGGTTGCGCCGGTAGTGGCACCAGAGCATTAG